In Campylobacter sp. 2014D-0216, the following proteins share a genomic window:
- a CDS encoding LL-diaminopimelate aminotransferase: protein MFDEIHFNTIERLPNYVFAEVNAIKMAARRAGEDIIDFSMGNPDGKTPQHIIDKLCESANKDKTSGYSASSGIYKLRLAICNWYKRKYNVDLDPESEVVATMGSKEGFVNLARAVINPGDVAIVPTPAYPIHTQAFIIAGGNVATMNFDFNENYELNENTFFENLQKTLHESIPRPKYVVVNFPHNPTTVTVEKSFYERLVAMAKKERFYIISDIAYADLTFGSYKTPSIFEVEGAKDVAVETYTLSKSYNMAGWRVGFVVGNKRLISALKKIKSWFDYGMYTPIQVAATIALDGDQTCVEEIKATYAKRLEVLLESFYQAGWELKRPNASMFVWAKLPQSKAHLGSMEFSKQLLQKANVAVSPGVGFGEAGNEYVRIALIENENRIRQAARNIKKYLRE, encoded by the coding sequence ATGTTTGATGAAATTCATTTTAATACCATAGAAAGACTTCCAAATTATGTTTTTGCTGAAGTTAATGCAATTAAAATGGCGGCAAGAAGAGCAGGGGAGGATATAATAGATTTTTCTATGGGAAATCCTGATGGAAAAACCCCGCAGCATATCATAGATAAGCTTTGTGAAAGTGCAAATAAAGACAAAACTTCAGGTTATTCTGCTTCGAGTGGAATTTATAAACTAAGACTCGCGATTTGCAACTGGTATAAAAGAAAATACAATGTTGATTTAGATCCTGAAAGTGAAGTGGTTGCAACGATGGGTTCTAAAGAAGGCTTTGTAAATTTAGCAAGAGCAGTGATTAATCCGGGCGATGTGGCTATTGTGCCTACACCTGCTTATCCTATTCATACCCAGGCTTTTATCATTGCAGGTGGCAATGTAGCGACAATGAATTTTGATTTTAATGAGAATTATGAGTTAAATGAAAATACTTTTTTTGAAAATTTGCAAAAAACTCTGCATGAGAGTATTCCACGTCCAAAATATGTGGTGGTAAATTTTCCACACAATCCTACAACTGTTACTGTGGAAAAGAGCTTTTATGAAAGATTAGTAGCTATGGCAAAAAAAGAAAGATTTTATATTATTTCTGATATTGCTTATGCGGACTTGACTTTTGGTTCTTATAAGACCCCTTCTATTTTTGAAGTTGAAGGTGCTAAAGATGTAGCAGTAGAGACTTATACACTTTCAAAATCTTATAATATGGCGGGTTGGCGCGTAGGTTTTGTTGTGGGAAACAAACGCTTAATCAGTGCTTTGAAGAAAATTAAATCATGGTTTGATTATGGTATGTATACTCCAATACAAGTTGCCGCAACTATTGCTTTAGATGGAGATCAAACTTGTGTTGAAGAGATCAAAGCAACTTATGCAAAAAGGTTGGAAGTATTGCTAGAATCATTTTATCAAGCAGGTTGGGAATTAAAAAGACCAAATGCAAGTATGTTTGTATGGGCAAAACTTCCGCAAAGCAAAGCTCATCTTGGTAGTATGGAATTTTCTAAACAACTTTTACAAAAGGCAAATGTTGCAGTAAGTCCGGGAGTAGGTTTTGGTGAGGCAGGTAATGAGTATGTTAGAATCGCTTTAATAGAAAATGAAAATCGCATTCGTCAGGCTGCTAGAAATATCAAAAAATATTTAAGAGAATAA
- the rlmB gene encoding 23S rRNA (guanosine(2251)-2'-O)-methyltransferase RlmB — protein sequence MIVYGKQVFFYILEKHKEKINEIYLAKECEKAEFSKIAKVSKKIKKLDFKTAQSLARGGNHQGFLMDISEYEFSSFESLKDKDFIVILYNISDVGNIGAIVRSAYALGADGVILVAKSVAIDGVIRASSGAALDMKIVLNDDVLSMINELKQKGFYIYASASGGSDIHTIKAKEKKVLIMGSEGFGIALKVLKKCDECVGIKMHNDFDSLNVSAAFAILCDRMKNG from the coding sequence ATGATAGTTTATGGTAAGCAAGTGTTTTTTTATATTTTAGAAAAACACAAGGAAAAAATTAACGAAATCTATTTAGCAAAAGAATGTGAAAAAGCTGAGTTTTCCAAAATAGCTAAAGTATCTAAAAAAATCAAAAAACTTGATTTTAAAACCGCTCAAAGTTTAGCAAGAGGTGGAAATCATCAGGGTTTTTTAATGGATATTAGCGAGTATGAGTTTAGTTCTTTTGAAAGTTTAAAAGACAAAGACTTTATAGTTATTTTATACAATATTAGCGATGTGGGAAATATCGGTGCTATTGTCCGTAGTGCTTATGCGCTTGGTGCTGATGGTGTAATTTTAGTGGCAAAAAGTGTGGCCATTGATGGGGTTATTCGCGCAAGCAGCGGTGCAGCGTTGGATATGAAGATAGTTTTAAATGATGATGTTTTAAGTATGATCAATGAATTAAAACAAAAAGGCTTTTATATTTATGCTAGTGCAAGTGGGGGCAGTGATATACATACCATCAAAGCAAAAGAAAAAAAGGTTTTAATTATGGGGAGCGAGGGTTTTGGTATAGCTCTTAAGGTGCTTAAAAAGTGTGATGAGTGTGTGGGTATAAAAATGCACAATGATTTTGATAGTTTAAATGTAAGTGCAGCATTTGCAATACTTTGCGATAGGATGAAAAATGGATAG
- the rsmI gene encoding 16S rRNA (cytidine(1402)-2'-O)-methyltransferase: protein MLYFIPTPIGNLNDISFHSLEILQKCKLFLCEDTRVCKSLIHLLNEKFSLEIKPDKYIALHTHNEKDFLAKIDENFFDQDIAYLSDAGMPGISDPGQFLVDYAIKHHIQYEVLPGSNAALLALVSSALCQKEFIFMGFLANKNPQRQKDIERLMLNPYPSIVYEAPTRILNLVEEISKIDSLREIFIIKEATKKFETKLRSSALDVLKCLKTMDLRGEWCVVVNAKEKQFHENTLCEQDIYELDLPLKAKAKLLSKINAKSPKENYQKLLLS, encoded by the coding sequence ATGTTATATTTTATTCCTACGCCCATAGGAAATTTAAACGATATTTCTTTTCATTCTTTAGAAATTTTACAAAAATGCAAACTCTTTTTGTGCGAAGATACAAGAGTTTGCAAATCTTTAATCCATCTTCTTAACGAAAAATTTAGTTTAGAAATTAAACCCGATAAATATATCGCCTTGCATACTCATAATGAGAAAGACTTTTTAGCAAAGATAGATGAGAATTTTTTTGATCAAGATATCGCGTATTTAAGTGATGCGGGTATGCCAGGTATTAGTGACCCGGGACAGTTTCTTGTTGATTATGCGATAAAACACCATATTCAGTATGAGGTTTTACCAGGCTCTAATGCTGCCTTGCTTGCTTTGGTTTCAAGTGCACTTTGTCAAAAAGAATTTATTTTTATGGGTTTTTTGGCCAACAAGAATCCACAAAGACAAAAAGATATCGAAAGATTAATGCTTAATCCTTATCCTAGTATAGTATATGAAGCGCCTACAAGAATATTAAATTTGGTAGAAGAAATTAGTAAAATTGACTCTTTACGAGAAATTTTTATCATAAAAGAAGCAACAAAAAAATTTGAAACCAAGTTAAGATCTAGCGCTTTAGATGTTTTAAAATGCTTAAAAACAATGGATTTGCGTGGTGAATGGTGTGTGGTTGTAAATGCTAAAGAAAAACAATTTCATGAAAACACCTTGTGTGAGCAAGATATTTATGAGCTTGATTTGCCTTTAAAAGCAAAAGCAAAATTGCTTTCAAAAATCAATGCAAAATCACCTAAAGAAAATTATCAAAAACTGCTTTTAAGTTGA
- the rpmE gene encoding 50S ribosomal protein L31, whose amino-acid sequence MKKEIHPEYVECKVSCACGNSFTTKSNKSEIKVDICSNCHPFFTGSEKIVDAAGRVEKFKKKYAMQ is encoded by the coding sequence ATGAAAAAAGAAATTCATCCAGAATATGTAGAATGCAAAGTTAGTTGTGCTTGTGGAAATTCTTTTACTACTAAGTCAAATAAATCAGAAATTAAAGTTGATATTTGTTCAAACTGCCATCCATTCTTTACAGGTAGTGAAAAAATCGTTGATGCTGCGGGTCGTGTAGAGAAATTTAAGAAAAAATACGCAATGCAATAA
- a CDS encoding 16S rRNA (uracil(1498)-N(3))-methyltransferase, with product MQFLFHSQSGADKIELNNEAFLHLKARRIKLNECITLKNLKDGFAYTYQCIELSRRSCVLSLQDKKEDKQELKSYLHLALAVIDPKTIEKTLPFLNELGVAKLSLVYMDFSQKNFKLDFKRMEKILIESSQQCGRASLMQLECFDDFKTFKQAYDNIVLIDFDGEDLMSFDPKEWVFLVGAEGGFSQQEREEKVKKAKLQANFILKAQTALIGVASKFII from the coding sequence ATGCAGTTTTTATTTCACTCACAAAGCGGTGCTGACAAAATAGAATTAAATAACGAAGCTTTTTTACATTTAAAAGCTAGAAGAATAAAGCTTAATGAGTGTATCACATTAAAAAATTTAAAAGATGGGTTTGCTTATACTTATCAGTGTATCGAGCTTTCTAGACGATCTTGTGTATTAAGTTTGCAAGATAAAAAAGAAGATAAGCAGGAGCTAAAGTCTTATCTTCATCTAGCTTTAGCAGTGATTGATCCAAAAACCATAGAAAAAACCTTACCTTTTTTAAATGAACTTGGAGTTGCGAAACTTTCTTTGGTTTATATGGACTTCTCGCAAAAAAATTTCAAGTTAGATTTTAAAAGAATGGAAAAAATTTTAATAGAATCCTCTCAGCAGTGTGGACGTGCTTCTTTGATGCAGCTTGAATGCTTTGATGATTTTAAAACATTCAAGCAAGCTTATGATAATATCGTTTTGATTGATTTTGATGGTGAAGATTTGATGAGTTTTGATCCTAAAGAATGGGTTTTTTTAGTGGGTGCTGAAGGAGGATTTTCGCAGCAAGAAAGAGAGGAAAAAGTCAAAAAGGCAAAATTGCAAGCAAATTTTATCCTTAAAGCACAAACAGCATTAATCGGGGTTGCTTCTAAGTTTATAATTTAA
- a CDS encoding cytochrome C: MKKLLWMIPVLFFMACSNEESANIKRPVQTEQVQIEQSDSNVIINDDTLPIPVDDDIQDENNTQG, encoded by the coding sequence ATGAAAAAATTATTATGGATGATTCCGGTATTATTTTTTATGGCATGTTCAAACGAAGAGAGTGCAAATATAAAAAGACCAGTGCAAACTGAGCAGGTGCAAATAGAGCAAAGTGATTCTAATGTGATAATCAATGATGATACGCTGCCTATACCTGTTGATGATGACATTCAAGATGAAAATAACACACAAGGATAG